In Panthera leo isolate Ple1 chromosome B3, P.leo_Ple1_pat1.1, whole genome shotgun sequence, a single genomic region encodes these proteins:
- the HOMEZ gene encoding homeobox and leucine zipper protein Homez isoform X1 produces MVRGWEPPPGPDRAISEGHKSESTMPPNKEASSLNSSPAGLICLPPISEELQLVWTQAAQTSELDGNEHLLQTFSYFPYPSLADIALLCLRYGLQMEKVKTWFMAQRLRCGISWSSEEIEETRARVVYHRDQLHFKSLLSFTHHAGRPPEEVPPSPVPPPEQMGLGIVPLTLSEPTQMKGLKVEPEESSELLSHQKAKEPLMAPGSGTFSHQSDFWQDLQSSGLSKEQAGKGPNQSHGLGSASWNHSTAVHQPRARDKPPPISLLASSCKQESASIMTPSSSSTSSTFQVLANGATATSKPLQSLGCISQPLSPNEQALPPHLEPAWPQGLRHNSVPGRVGPAEYLSPDMQRQRKTKRKTKEQLAILKSFFLQCQWARREDYHKLEQITGLPRPEIIQWFGDTRYALKHGQLKWFRDNAVPGAPSFQDPAIPTPPPSTRSLNEWAETPPLPNPPPPPDIRPLERYWAAHQQLRESDIPQLSQASRLSTQQVLDWFDSRLPEPAEVVVCLDEEEEEEEEELPEDDEDEEEEEEEDDDEDDDVIIQD; encoded by the exons ATGGTGCGAGGCTGGGAGCCGCCGCCCGGGCCGGACCGCG CTATCTCTGAAGGGCACAAGTCAGAAAGCACCATGCCTCCTAATAAAGAGGCCAGCAGTCTTAATAGCTCCCCTGCGGGGCTCATCTGCCTCCCTCCAATCTCCGAGGAGCTACAGCTTGTGTGGACCCAGGCAGCCCAGACCAGTGAGCTGGATGGCAATGAACACTTGCTACAAACCTTCAGCTACTTTCCCTATCCCAGTCTAGCAGACATTGCTCTTCTCTGCTTACGCTATGGGCTGCAGATGGAAAAAGTCAAGACTTGGTTCATGGCCCAGCGCCTCCGCTGTGGCATTAGTTGGTCATCTGAAGAAATAGAAGAGACTCGAGCCCGAGTGGTCTACCATCGGGACCAGCTCCATTTCAAATCCCTTCTCTCTTTTACTCATCACGCAGGGCGGCCCCCTGAGGAGGTGCCTCCTTCTCCAGTGCCACCTCCAGAACAAATGGGTCTTGGAATAGTGCCCTTGACTCTTAGCGAGCCTACCCAGATGAAAGGATTGAAGGTAGAGCCTGAGGAGTCCTCAGAGCTGCTGAGTCACCAGAAAGCAAAGGAACCCCTGATGGCACCTGGCAGTGGGACATTCTCCCACCAATCAGATTTTTGGCAGGATCTTCAAAGCAGTGGCCTCTCTAAGGAGCAGGCAGGCAAGGGTCCCAATCAGTCACATGGCCTAGGTTCTGCTTCCTGGAACCACTCCACAGCTGTCCACCAGCCACGTGCTCGGGATAAGCCCCCACCAATCTCATTACTTGCCAGTAGTTGTAAGCAGGAGTCAGCATCTATTATgactccttcttcttcctctaccTCTTCCACTTTCCAGGTACTGGCTAATGGAGCTACTGCCACCTCTAAACCCCTCCAGTCATTGGGCTGTATCTCACAGCCACTGTCACCCAATGAACAGGCACTGCCCCCACATCTGGAGCCAGCCTGGCCCCAGGGGCTAAGACATAACTCAGTACCAGGTAGGGTTGGCCCTGCAGAGTACCTTTCCCCAGATATGCAACGCCAGCGAAAGACCAAGCGCAAAACCAAAGAGCAGCTGGCTATCCTCAAATCTTTCTTTTTACAGTGCCAATGGGCACGGCGTGAGGATTACCATAAATTAGAACAGATCACTGGCTTACCTCGGCCTGAGATTATTCAGTGGTTTGGTGACACACGCTATGCTTTGAAGCATGGGCAACTAAAATGGTTTCGGGACAACGCAGTACCTGGTGCCCCTAGTTTCCAGGACCCAGCAATTCCCACACCCCCACCTTCAACCCGCTCCTTGAATGAATGGGCTGAGACACCACCTTTGccaaaccccccacccccaccggatATACGACCCTTGGAGAGGTACTGGGCAGCCCACCAACAGCTTCGGGAAAGTGATATCCCTCAACTGAGTCAGGCATCAAGGCTTAGCACCCAGCAGGTACTGGATTGGTTTGACTCTCGTTTACCTGAGCCAGCTGAGGTGGTGGTTTGTCtagatgaagaagaggaggaggaggaggaggaactgCCAGAAGATGatgaggatgaagaggaggaggaggaggaagatgatgaCGAGGATGATGATGTGATCATACAagactga
- the PPP1R3E gene encoding protein phosphatase 1 regulatory subunit 3E translates to MSRERPPRTDIPRNLSFIAALTERAYYRSQRPSLEEEPEVEPGEGGTRLGARSRAHAPSRGRRALSAPAGGGGVRVPRSRSPDTRKRVRFADALGLELAAVRRFRPGELPRVPRHVQVQLQRDALRHFAPCQPRARGLQEARAALEPASEPGFAARLQAQRICLERAEAGPLGVAGSARVLDLAYEKRVSVRWSADGWRSQREAPASYAGPAPPPPRADRFAFRLPAPPIGGALLFALRYRVTGHEFWDNNGGRDYALRGPEHPGSGGAPEPQGWIHFI, encoded by the exons ATGTCTCGAGAGCGGCCCCCCCGCACCGACATCCCGCGCAACCTGAGCTTCATAGCCGCGCTGACGGAGCGTGCCTACTACCGCAGCCAGCGGCCCAGCCTCGAGGAGGAGCCGGAGGTGGAGCCAGGCGAGGGCGGGACGCGCCTCGGGGCCCGGTCCCGAGCTCACGCTCCGAGTCGGGGTCGCCGGGCCCTCTCTGCGCCAGCCGGAGGCGGCGGAGTTCGGGTGCCTCGCAGCCGCAGCCCCGACACCCGCAAGAGAGTGCGTTTCGCCGACGCGCTTGGGCTGGAGCTGGCCGCGGTGCGCCGCTTCCGCCCCGGAGAGTTGCCCCGGGTGCCCCGCCACGTGCAAGTTCAGCTGCAGAGAGACGCCCTCCGCCACTTCGCGCCGTGCCAGCCTCGCGCCCGCGGCCTCCAG gaGGCGCGCGCCGCCCTAGAGCCGGCCAGCGAGCCCGGCTTCGCCGCCCGCTTGCAGGCGCAGCGCATCTGCCTGGAACGCGCCGAGGCGGGACCGCTGGGCGTGGCCGGGAGCGCGCGTGTGCTGGACCTTGCCTACGAGAAGCGCGTGAGTGTGCGCTGGAGCGCTGACGGCTGGCGGAGCCAACGCGAGGCCCCCGCCTCCTACGCCggtccggccccgcccccgccgcgcgcGGATCGCTTCGCCTTCCGCCTTCCGGCGCCACCCATTGGGGGCGCCCTGCTTTTCGCCTTGCGCTACCGCGTGACCGGCCACGAGTTCTGGGACAACAACGGCGGCCGTGACTATGCTCTACGGGGGCCCGAGCACCCCGGGAGTGGCGGAGCCCCGGAGCCCCAGGGCTGGATCCACTTTATCTGA
- the LOC122222349 gene encoding bcl-2-like protein 2 isoform X2, whose translation MATPASAPDTRALVADFVGYKLRQKGYVCGAGPGEGPAADPLHQAMRAAGDEFETRFRRTFSDLAAQLHVTPGSAQQRFTQVSDELFQGGPNWGRLVAFFVFGAALCAESVNKEMEPLVGQVQEWMVAYLETRLADWIHSSGGWAEFTALYGDGALEEARRLREGNWASVRTVLTGAVALGALVTVGAFFASK comes from the exons ATGGcgaccccagcctcagccccagacACACGGGCTCTAGTGGCAGACTTTGTAGGCTATAAGCTGAGGCAGAAGGGTTATGTTTGTGGAGCAGGCCCTGGGGAGGGCCCAGCAGCTGACCCACTGCACCAAGCCATGCGTGCAGCTGGagatgagtttgagacccgcttCCGGCGCACCTTCTCTGATTTGGCAGCCCAGTTGCATGTGACCCCTGGGTCAGCCCAGCAACGCTTCACCCAGGTCTCTGATGAACTCTTCCAAGGGGGCCCCAACTGGGGCCGCCTTGTGGCCTTCTTTGTCTTTGGAGCCGCACTGTGTGCTGAGAGTGTCAACAAGGAGATGGAGCCACTTGTGGGACAAGTGCAAGAGTGGATGGTGGCCTACCTGGAGACACGGCTGGCCGACTGGATCCACAGCAGTGGGGGCTGG GCGGAGTTCACAGCTCTATACGGGGACGGGGCCCTGGAGGAGGCGCGGCGTCTGCGGGAGGGGAACTGGGCCTCAGTGAGGACAGTGCTGACAGGGGCCGTGGCACTGGGGGCCCTGGTAACTGTAGGGGCCTTTTTTGCTAGCAAGTGA
- the HOMEZ gene encoding homeobox and leucine zipper protein Homez isoform X3, whose amino-acid sequence MPPNKEASSLNSSPAGLICLPPISEELQLVWTQAAQTSELDGNEHLLQTFSYFPYPSLADIALLCLRYGLQMEKVKTWFMAQRLRCGISWSSEEIEETRARVVYHRDQLHFKSLLSFTHHAGRPPEEVPPSPVPPPEQMGLGIVPLTLSEPTQMKGLKVEPEESSELLSHQKAKEPLMAPGSGTFSHQSDFWQDLQSSGLSKEQAGKGPNQSHGLGSASWNHSTAVHQPRARDKPPPISLLASSCKQESASIMTPSSSSTSSTFQVLANGATATSKPLQSLGCISQPLSPNEQALPPHLEPAWPQGLRHNSVPGRVGPAEYLSPDMQRQRKTKRKTKEQLAILKSFFLQCQWARREDYHKLEQITGLPRPEIIQWFGDTRYALKHGQLKWFRDNAVPGAPSFQDPAIPTPPPSTRSLNEWAETPPLPNPPPPPDIRPLERYWAAHQQLRESDIPQLSQASRLSTQQVLDWFDSRLPEPAEVVVCLDEEEEEEEEELPEDDEDEEEEEEEDDDEDDDVIIQD is encoded by the coding sequence ATGCCTCCTAATAAAGAGGCCAGCAGTCTTAATAGCTCCCCTGCGGGGCTCATCTGCCTCCCTCCAATCTCCGAGGAGCTACAGCTTGTGTGGACCCAGGCAGCCCAGACCAGTGAGCTGGATGGCAATGAACACTTGCTACAAACCTTCAGCTACTTTCCCTATCCCAGTCTAGCAGACATTGCTCTTCTCTGCTTACGCTATGGGCTGCAGATGGAAAAAGTCAAGACTTGGTTCATGGCCCAGCGCCTCCGCTGTGGCATTAGTTGGTCATCTGAAGAAATAGAAGAGACTCGAGCCCGAGTGGTCTACCATCGGGACCAGCTCCATTTCAAATCCCTTCTCTCTTTTACTCATCACGCAGGGCGGCCCCCTGAGGAGGTGCCTCCTTCTCCAGTGCCACCTCCAGAACAAATGGGTCTTGGAATAGTGCCCTTGACTCTTAGCGAGCCTACCCAGATGAAAGGATTGAAGGTAGAGCCTGAGGAGTCCTCAGAGCTGCTGAGTCACCAGAAAGCAAAGGAACCCCTGATGGCACCTGGCAGTGGGACATTCTCCCACCAATCAGATTTTTGGCAGGATCTTCAAAGCAGTGGCCTCTCTAAGGAGCAGGCAGGCAAGGGTCCCAATCAGTCACATGGCCTAGGTTCTGCTTCCTGGAACCACTCCACAGCTGTCCACCAGCCACGTGCTCGGGATAAGCCCCCACCAATCTCATTACTTGCCAGTAGTTGTAAGCAGGAGTCAGCATCTATTATgactccttcttcttcctctaccTCTTCCACTTTCCAGGTACTGGCTAATGGAGCTACTGCCACCTCTAAACCCCTCCAGTCATTGGGCTGTATCTCACAGCCACTGTCACCCAATGAACAGGCACTGCCCCCACATCTGGAGCCAGCCTGGCCCCAGGGGCTAAGACATAACTCAGTACCAGGTAGGGTTGGCCCTGCAGAGTACCTTTCCCCAGATATGCAACGCCAGCGAAAGACCAAGCGCAAAACCAAAGAGCAGCTGGCTATCCTCAAATCTTTCTTTTTACAGTGCCAATGGGCACGGCGTGAGGATTACCATAAATTAGAACAGATCACTGGCTTACCTCGGCCTGAGATTATTCAGTGGTTTGGTGACACACGCTATGCTTTGAAGCATGGGCAACTAAAATGGTTTCGGGACAACGCAGTACCTGGTGCCCCTAGTTTCCAGGACCCAGCAATTCCCACACCCCCACCTTCAACCCGCTCCTTGAATGAATGGGCTGAGACACCACCTTTGccaaaccccccacccccaccggatATACGACCCTTGGAGAGGTACTGGGCAGCCCACCAACAGCTTCGGGAAAGTGATATCCCTCAACTGAGTCAGGCATCAAGGCTTAGCACCCAGCAGGTACTGGATTGGTTTGACTCTCGTTTACCTGAGCCAGCTGAGGTGGTGGTTTGTCtagatgaagaagaggaggaggaggaggaggaactgCCAGAAGATGatgaggatgaagaggaggaggaggaggaagatgatgaCGAGGATGATGATGTGATCATACAagactga
- the HOMEZ gene encoding homeobox and leucine zipper protein Homez isoform X2, with protein sequence MKSRHPRRAISEGHKSESTMPPNKEASSLNSSPAGLICLPPISEELQLVWTQAAQTSELDGNEHLLQTFSYFPYPSLADIALLCLRYGLQMEKVKTWFMAQRLRCGISWSSEEIEETRARVVYHRDQLHFKSLLSFTHHAGRPPEEVPPSPVPPPEQMGLGIVPLTLSEPTQMKGLKVEPEESSELLSHQKAKEPLMAPGSGTFSHQSDFWQDLQSSGLSKEQAGKGPNQSHGLGSASWNHSTAVHQPRARDKPPPISLLASSCKQESASIMTPSSSSTSSTFQVLANGATATSKPLQSLGCISQPLSPNEQALPPHLEPAWPQGLRHNSVPGRVGPAEYLSPDMQRQRKTKRKTKEQLAILKSFFLQCQWARREDYHKLEQITGLPRPEIIQWFGDTRYALKHGQLKWFRDNAVPGAPSFQDPAIPTPPPSTRSLNEWAETPPLPNPPPPPDIRPLERYWAAHQQLRESDIPQLSQASRLSTQQVLDWFDSRLPEPAEVVVCLDEEEEEEEEELPEDDEDEEEEEEEDDDEDDDVIIQD encoded by the exons ATGAAGAGCAGACACCCAAGGAGAG CTATCTCTGAAGGGCACAAGTCAGAAAGCACCATGCCTCCTAATAAAGAGGCCAGCAGTCTTAATAGCTCCCCTGCGGGGCTCATCTGCCTCCCTCCAATCTCCGAGGAGCTACAGCTTGTGTGGACCCAGGCAGCCCAGACCAGTGAGCTGGATGGCAATGAACACTTGCTACAAACCTTCAGCTACTTTCCCTATCCCAGTCTAGCAGACATTGCTCTTCTCTGCTTACGCTATGGGCTGCAGATGGAAAAAGTCAAGACTTGGTTCATGGCCCAGCGCCTCCGCTGTGGCATTAGTTGGTCATCTGAAGAAATAGAAGAGACTCGAGCCCGAGTGGTCTACCATCGGGACCAGCTCCATTTCAAATCCCTTCTCTCTTTTACTCATCACGCAGGGCGGCCCCCTGAGGAGGTGCCTCCTTCTCCAGTGCCACCTCCAGAACAAATGGGTCTTGGAATAGTGCCCTTGACTCTTAGCGAGCCTACCCAGATGAAAGGATTGAAGGTAGAGCCTGAGGAGTCCTCAGAGCTGCTGAGTCACCAGAAAGCAAAGGAACCCCTGATGGCACCTGGCAGTGGGACATTCTCCCACCAATCAGATTTTTGGCAGGATCTTCAAAGCAGTGGCCTCTCTAAGGAGCAGGCAGGCAAGGGTCCCAATCAGTCACATGGCCTAGGTTCTGCTTCCTGGAACCACTCCACAGCTGTCCACCAGCCACGTGCTCGGGATAAGCCCCCACCAATCTCATTACTTGCCAGTAGTTGTAAGCAGGAGTCAGCATCTATTATgactccttcttcttcctctaccTCTTCCACTTTCCAGGTACTGGCTAATGGAGCTACTGCCACCTCTAAACCCCTCCAGTCATTGGGCTGTATCTCACAGCCACTGTCACCCAATGAACAGGCACTGCCCCCACATCTGGAGCCAGCCTGGCCCCAGGGGCTAAGACATAACTCAGTACCAGGTAGGGTTGGCCCTGCAGAGTACCTTTCCCCAGATATGCAACGCCAGCGAAAGACCAAGCGCAAAACCAAAGAGCAGCTGGCTATCCTCAAATCTTTCTTTTTACAGTGCCAATGGGCACGGCGTGAGGATTACCATAAATTAGAACAGATCACTGGCTTACCTCGGCCTGAGATTATTCAGTGGTTTGGTGACACACGCTATGCTTTGAAGCATGGGCAACTAAAATGGTTTCGGGACAACGCAGTACCTGGTGCCCCTAGTTTCCAGGACCCAGCAATTCCCACACCCCCACCTTCAACCCGCTCCTTGAATGAATGGGCTGAGACACCACCTTTGccaaaccccccacccccaccggatATACGACCCTTGGAGAGGTACTGGGCAGCCCACCAACAGCTTCGGGAAAGTGATATCCCTCAACTGAGTCAGGCATCAAGGCTTAGCACCCAGCAGGTACTGGATTGGTTTGACTCTCGTTTACCTGAGCCAGCTGAGGTGGTGGTTTGTCtagatgaagaagaggaggaggaggaggaggaactgCCAGAAGATGatgaggatgaagaggaggaggaggaggaagatgatgaCGAGGATGATGATGTGATCATACAagactga